In Macadamia integrifolia cultivar HAES 741 chromosome 1, SCU_Mint_v3, whole genome shotgun sequence, a single window of DNA contains:
- the LOC122074407 gene encoding ubiquinone biosynthesis O-methyltransferase-like has protein sequence MAAKSLKLCRALSCNFSLSRISISRSSHILQIRSSANVPQPTSVDPSPTKISERNDGNVGRTSVSSSLNEVELAKFSAIAETWWDSEGPFKPLHALNPTRLSFIRSTLCRHFRLMELVFDSIDFLRCEAKEKGSVLCQAF, from the exons ATGGCTGCGAAGTCGTTGAAGCTATGTCGAGCTCTCTCCTGCAATTTTTCTCTTTCACGTATCTCGATTTCAAGATCTTCTCATATCCTCCAAATAAGGTCTTCTGCAAATGTCCCTCAACCCACTTCGGTTGATCCCTCTCCGACAAAGATTAGTGAAAGGAATGATGGGAATGTGGGGAGAACTTCTGTTTCTTCATCTTTGAACGAGGTGGAATTGGCCAAGTTCTCCGCCATTGCTGAAACCTG GTGGGACTCTGAAGGGCCATTTAAACCGTTACATGCTTTGAACCCAACAAGACTTTCCTTCATTCGGTCCACTCTTTGCAGGCATTTCAG GCTGATGGAGTTGGTGTTTGATTCAATTGACtttttgcggtgtgaagccaaAGAG